The Chloroflexota bacterium nucleotide sequence CTCATAGGAGCATTGGAGATGCAAATGCGTGTACTAAACATGGCCGGCGAACAAGTGGGTGAAGTGGAGTTGCGTGACGATATCTTCGCTGTGCCCGTGAACGAAGCCGTCATGCACCAGGCTTTGATGCGCCAGTTGGCAAATGCCCGACAGGGCACTGCCGATACGAAGACCCGTGGCGAAGTCTCAGGCGGGGGGCGTAAACCGTGGCGCCAGAAGGGCACCGGGCGTGCCCGTCAGGGTAGCATCCGCGCCCCACATTGGCGCAAAGGTGGCACCGTTTTTGGTCCGCACCCACGGAGTTATGAACAGCGTATGCCGCGCAAAATGCGTCGGTTGGCGTTGCGCTCGGCGCTTTCGCTGAAGGCCAAGGCGGATCAGATTATCCTGCTCGATAAATTGGAAATGGGCGAGCCGCGGACTAAAGAGATGATCGGG carries:
- the rplD gene encoding 50S ribosomal protein L4, producing the protein MQMRVLNMAGEQVGEVELRDDIFAVPVNEAVMHQALMRQLANARQGTADTKTRGEVSGGGRKPWRQKGTGRARQGSIRAPHWRKGGTVFGPHPRSYEQRMPRKMRRLALRSALSLKAKADQIILLDKLEMGEPRTKEMIGMLNNLKVDSSALILLPEASRNVEKSADNLPGVMTLRATNLNVRDILGYDYLIMPLDSLRVIEGILGQ